The following are from one region of the Geoalkalibacter subterraneus genome:
- a CDS encoding right-handed parallel beta-helix repeat-containing protein: protein MKRVLFLLCLLLSWALPAAAETVYRGEQTLWQDTVWQGEVLIDGVLTVAPEVVLEIRPGTRISFTFMDSNGDGIGEHEIFIQGRLDAVGTEENPIVFTSARRVPFAGAWGAINMMMSEGDNRLVHCIMEYGYRGYHAHFSSVAVTDCIFRHNVRGLQFQESTVTLRRCLILENFNGLQFRDSDVIIEQSRISGSYWGLRCLYTDLRLTDCVIEDNAINGVHLRDSTLLAEDNHLVRNRRGLYLQRSRAEVRGNHIADNSEHGIFLEDSELDGTHNLVTGNGRSGVRWLNSRGTLRANDLSGNGTYAVINDGNTPLDATGNWWGTADESLIGGLVRDGRQRTGLADVFYDEALTAPPARLPSL, encoded by the coding sequence GTGAAACGAGTCCTTTTCCTTCTCTGCCTACTGTTGTCCTGGGCGTTACCCGCGGCTGCCGAGACGGTCTATCGCGGCGAACAGACCCTGTGGCAGGATACGGTCTGGCAGGGTGAGGTGCTCATCGATGGCGTCCTTACCGTCGCTCCGGAGGTGGTGCTGGAAATTCGCCCGGGAACTCGCATCAGCTTTACCTTCATGGACAGCAACGGCGACGGCATCGGCGAACATGAGATTTTCATCCAGGGACGTCTTGATGCTGTCGGAACCGAAGAGAATCCCATCGTCTTTACCTCCGCCCGGAGGGTGCCGTTCGCCGGGGCATGGGGCGCCATCAACATGATGATGTCCGAAGGGGATAACCGTCTGGTGCATTGCATTATGGAGTACGGCTATCGCGGCTATCACGCACATTTTTCCAGCGTTGCGGTCACGGACTGTATTTTTCGCCACAATGTCCGCGGGCTGCAGTTTCAGGAGTCGACCGTGACCCTGAGGCGATGCCTGATCCTTGAGAACTTCAACGGCCTGCAGTTTCGCGATTCCGATGTGATCATCGAGCAATCCCGGATTTCCGGGAGCTACTGGGGGCTGCGCTGCCTGTATACCGATCTGCGGTTGACCGACTGCGTGATTGAGGACAATGCCATCAATGGCGTCCATCTGCGCGACTCAACTCTGCTTGCCGAAGACAATCATCTTGTGCGCAATCGGCGCGGGCTGTACCTGCAGCGCTCTCGGGCCGAGGTACGCGGCAACCATATTGCCGACAATAGCGAACATGGCATCTTTCTTGAAGATTCGGAGCTGGATGGAACGCATAATCTTGTGACCGGCAACGGGCGCTCGGGGGTGCGCTGGCTGAATTCCCGTGGGACCTTGAGGGCCAATGATCTATCCGGCAATGGGACCTATGCCGTCATCAACGACGGAAATACTCCCCTGGACGCCACAGGCAACTGGTGGGGGACGGCTGATGAATCGCTGATTGGCGGGTTGGTGCGTGACGGCCGTCAGCGGACCGGCCTTGCAGACGTTTTCTACGATGAGGCGTTGACCGCTCCGCCGGCCCGGCTACCCTCTCTTTAG
- a CDS encoding phosphate/phosphite/phosphonate ABC transporter substrate-binding protein, whose translation MIRIGYMNCNSEAETMDRFMPLTRYLEKELGVRFEAVPVDTQDFEERFRNGEFTFTHTNSLLYVILREEYGLQLIAGEQRGQFGGRTSGGLIALKKSGIKSIEDMRGKRLLFGPQMAPSGYLAQYDLMLNAGFDPERELSYYAIPPGSFKHEKVIYGVYFGEFDVAAAPMLDLEEMVRDGKVAADDFEIIAQSEPFPYCTFGASAEADPELVERFRRALLELSPQDTVEYQGERIKVLKSVWVEGFVQFSDADYDPVREMARRVNMPPYQTF comes from the coding sequence GTGATCCGTATCGGTTACATGAACTGCAACAGCGAAGCTGAAACGATGGACCGCTTCATGCCGTTGACCCGTTATCTCGAAAAGGAATTGGGTGTGCGTTTTGAAGCCGTGCCGGTAGATACACAGGATTTTGAGGAGCGCTTCCGCAACGGCGAATTTACCTTCACCCACACCAATTCCCTGCTCTATGTCATTCTCCGTGAGGAATACGGCCTGCAGCTGATCGCCGGCGAGCAGCGCGGACAGTTCGGCGGCCGCACATCGGGCGGGCTGATTGCACTTAAAAAAAGCGGCATAAAAAGCATCGAAGACATGCGCGGAAAGCGGCTACTGTTCGGCCCTCAGATGGCACCCAGCGGCTATCTGGCCCAGTATGACTTGATGCTCAACGCAGGCTTTGACCCGGAGCGCGAGTTGTCCTATTACGCGATCCCCCCCGGTTCATTCAAGCATGAGAAGGTGATCTACGGCGTCTATTTCGGCGAATTCGATGTGGCGGCGGCCCCTATGCTGGATCTTGAGGAGATGGTGAGAGACGGCAAGGTTGCCGCGGATGATTTCGAGATCATCGCGCAGAGCGAGCCGTTTCCCTATTGCACCTTCGGGGCTTCCGCCGAGGCTGACCCTGAACTGGTGGAGCGGTTCCGCCGCGCGTTGCTCGAGCTTTCGCCCCAGGACACGGTGGAGTACCAGGGAGAGCGTATCAAGGTGCTCAAATCAGTCTGGGTTGAGGGCTTCGTGCAGTTCAGCGATGCCGACTACGACCCGGTTCGCGAAATGGCGCGACGGGTCAATATGCCTCCTTATCAGACGTTTTAG
- a CDS encoding tetratricopeptide repeat protein has product MPRIDRFDILLIGGLLLTLAGLGLLMLHGEAQQGSERGAALERALEKRLAAQARLAFLTDLYQPVEDLRKEGKNQQALLTLEEIARDYPGEAHGLILRGAILREMGVFERAVDSYVEAVQLNGDYVDDKSPLSRRTEIRQLVDDGVTRLRARLEAQGDNPSLLETLKKVYYLQSRLAGGCE; this is encoded by the coding sequence ATGCCCCGGATCGATCGTTTCGATATCCTGCTCATAGGTGGCCTGCTGCTTACACTGGCAGGTCTTGGCCTGCTGATGCTTCATGGCGAAGCGCAGCAGGGCTCTGAGCGTGGTGCGGCGTTGGAGCGTGCACTGGAGAAACGCCTGGCGGCGCAGGCGCGATTGGCCTTTTTGACCGACCTGTACCAGCCGGTTGAGGATCTGCGCAAGGAGGGCAAAAATCAGCAGGCGCTGCTGACCCTGGAGGAAATTGCCCGCGATTACCCCGGCGAGGCCCACGGCCTGATTCTGCGCGGCGCCATCCTGCGGGAGATGGGAGTGTTCGAGCGGGCGGTGGATAGCTACGTTGAAGCGGTTCAGCTCAACGGCGATTATGTCGATGACAAAAGCCCTTTATCCCGGCGGACGGAAATCCGTCAACTGGTGGATGACGGTGTGACGCGCCTGCGCGCCCGCCTGGAGGCCCAGGGCGATAATCCGTCGCTGCTGGAGACGTTGAAAAAAGTCTATTACCTGCAAAGTCGCCTGGCCGGCGGCTGTGAATAG
- the yedE gene encoding YedE family putative selenium transporter → MWKDRHFYLVLLTGLSFGLLGVALAALGNPENSGICISCFLENTAGSLGLHDNERMQYLRPELAGFVLGAMVSALVFREFCSRGGSVPMTRFFAGFFLIVGCAVFIGCPIKLFLRMTAGDLTTLAGLAGLVGGVWVGLHSLAKGVQPGVSKIVRGGSGWWVPLFFVLLMIWVFLPPGFLREAQSGGGAEHAPAWISLGAGLLLGALAQRSRFCITGSLRDTLLMGHRSPLIYGLALFVFGAVAGNLIFGRFEPGFHGQPGAHLDYLWSFFGMALVGWVSVIFGGCPFRQLVKAGEGDADAGMVVLGMLVAGGLAQTWGITATAAGVPLPGKMAVLAGFAFVFMISLVLRERAV, encoded by the coding sequence ATGTGGAAGGATCGCCATTTTTATCTGGTTCTGCTGACCGGCCTGAGCTTTGGTCTTCTCGGCGTGGCATTGGCCGCTTTGGGAAACCCGGAAAATTCAGGGATCTGCATCTCCTGTTTTCTTGAAAACACCGCAGGATCACTGGGGTTGCACGATAATGAGCGGATGCAGTACCTGCGCCCCGAATTGGCTGGATTCGTGCTTGGGGCGATGGTCAGCGCCCTGGTGTTCAGAGAATTTTGTTCGCGGGGCGGCAGTGTGCCGATGACGCGTTTCTTCGCCGGTTTTTTCCTGATCGTCGGATGTGCCGTCTTCATCGGCTGCCCCATCAAGCTTTTCCTGCGCATGACAGCAGGAGATCTGACGACCCTGGCCGGTCTGGCCGGATTGGTTGGAGGCGTATGGGTGGGGCTGCACAGCCTTGCCAAAGGTGTTCAGCCCGGAGTTTCGAAGATTGTTCGCGGAGGCAGCGGGTGGTGGGTGCCCCTCTTTTTTGTACTTTTGATGATCTGGGTTTTTCTTCCTCCCGGCTTTCTTCGCGAAGCGCAAAGCGGCGGCGGCGCTGAGCATGCGCCGGCGTGGATTTCCCTGGGAGCCGGGTTGCTGCTCGGTGCATTGGCCCAACGCAGCCGTTTCTGCATTACCGGCAGTTTACGCGACACCTTGCTGATGGGGCATCGTTCGCCCCTGATTTACGGGCTGGCTCTTTTTGTTTTCGGGGCCGTGGCCGGCAACCTTATTTTTGGACGTTTTGAGCCCGGTTTTCACGGGCAGCCCGGCGCGCATCTTGACTATTTATGGAGTTTTTTCGGTATGGCGCTGGTCGGCTGGGTTTCCGTCATTTTCGGTGGCTGCCCCTTCCGACAGCTGGTCAAGGCCGGCGAGGGCGACGCCGATGCCGGCATGGTGGTTCTGGGTATGCTGGTGGCGGGTGGTCTGGCGCAGACCTGGGGCATCACCGCAACCGCGGCCGGTGTACCGTTGCCCGGCAAAATGGCGGTTCTGGCCGGCTTTGCTTTTGTTTTCATGATTTCACTGGTATTGCGCGAACGCGCCGTATGA
- a CDS encoding GeoRSP system PqqD family peptide chaperone yields MKCLQRNPDIVWRHEKRREQEILKALEGGEDVSDRGSVILIISGMMHQLNLVGGAVWDLCDGSRTLDQIVDEMARDFDVEREILREDVEEFVNDLVERGWLAHV; encoded by the coding sequence TTGAAGTGTTTGCAGCGAAACCCCGATATCGTCTGGCGCCATGAAAAGCGCCGCGAACAGGAAATTCTCAAAGCGCTTGAGGGCGGGGAGGATGTCAGTGATCGTGGCAGCGTCATCCTGATCATCTCCGGCATGATGCATCAGCTCAACCTGGTGGGCGGTGCCGTCTGGGATCTGTGCGACGGAAGCCGGACCCTCGATCAGATCGTGGATGAGATGGCTCGTGATTTTGACGTTGAACGCGAAATTCTGCGTGAGGACGTCGAAGAGTTTGTCAATGACCTCGTTGAAAGAGGGTGGCTGGCACATGTCTGA
- a CDS encoding GeoRSP system radical SAM/SPASM protein, whose amino-acid sequence MSDDTLDYLSAPLTLNWSLSFRCNFVCTHCYSRNDHCEELSTADNRRIVDILAEKQIPFVNFGGGEPLLREDLFEITRYATDRGLRVSMNSNGWHINEETAAKISQAGFASVGISIDSHESAGHDDFRCQPGSFDRAVRALDLLRDAGVKTTMSSVISRINFEHFRDLIELARTHGARQLFLHNFKCSGKGFENREDLDLSPAQWREFYQQALVVKSQTKDIALSFDDPVIASLPQYEEKPLVKGSSCGKLSLHLRPDGNLTPCGFIPLVLGNILRDDFDAVWHDSPILQKMRNKQARGKCQGCDAFADCLGGCTARALAVTGDLEEADPHCWQGSDADAEQ is encoded by the coding sequence ATGTCTGATGACACCCTGGATTATCTTTCCGCACCATTGACCCTGAACTGGTCCCTGTCGTTTCGCTGCAACTTCGTCTGTACTCACTGCTACAGCCGCAATGATCACTGCGAAGAACTTTCAACCGCGGATAACAGGCGCATTGTCGACATTCTGGCGGAGAAGCAGATCCCCTTTGTCAACTTCGGCGGTGGTGAGCCGCTGCTGCGTGAAGACCTTTTTGAGATTACCCGTTATGCCACGGACCGGGGATTGCGTGTCTCCATGAACAGCAACGGCTGGCATATCAACGAGGAGACGGCTGCAAAGATCAGTCAGGCGGGGTTTGCCTCCGTGGGTATCAGTATCGACAGCCACGAATCGGCTGGACACGATGATTTTCGCTGTCAGCCAGGCTCCTTCGATCGTGCGGTCAGGGCTCTCGATCTGCTGCGCGACGCCGGCGTCAAGACCACGATGAGTTCAGTGATATCACGGATTAATTTCGAGCATTTCCGTGATTTGATCGAATTGGCCCGTACCCATGGCGCCCGTCAGCTCTTTCTGCACAACTTCAAATGCAGCGGCAAGGGCTTCGAGAACCGCGAAGATCTGGATCTGAGTCCAGCGCAGTGGCGTGAGTTCTATCAGCAGGCGCTGGTCGTCAAGAGTCAGACAAAGGATATTGCGCTGTCCTTCGACGATCCGGTGATCGCTTCGCTGCCCCAGTATGAGGAAAAGCCGTTGGTTAAGGGCAGCTCCTGTGGTAAACTCTCATTGCATCTGCGCCCCGACGGCAACCTGACGCCCTGCGGATTTATTCCCCTGGTGCTTGGGAATATTCTCAGGGATGATTTCGATGCCGTCTGGCATGATTCCCCCATTCTGCAGAAGATGCGCAACAAGCAGGCCAGGGGGAAGTGTCAGGGATGCGATGCTTTTGCCGACTGCCTGGGTGGATGCACGGCGCGGGCACTGGCCGTGACCGGCGACCTTGAAGAGGCCGATCCCCACTGCTGGCAGGGGTCGGATGCGGATGCTGAACAGTGA
- a CDS encoding SPASM domain-containing protein: MDLLDAPVRVTWRLSGRSGALSTENLLRVADRLLDAGVFFVMLDGAPMRHDGIDQLLPHLQKAGCRVTAVCGLHPGEVLHPICSDGPIDLLIDATSACERLDLSLLEAQVERARARNLEPGILFRPSPKNLLQIQDLLSFCAALDIKRLKLPNMAIDDSLNPPSGSDLIGPAHLEQLKTAFADDADRFPQGVALEIHDLFLWELLHPDAASRREGYAGCQAANSLAHVAASGDLMPCSSWPLSLGSLLHESLIELWQTPRRFEIRRMIEALPEDCRRCRDLGVCYGGCRGLALSRSDRACQQMRDPMCAGPR, from the coding sequence ATGGACCTTCTTGATGCCCCTGTGCGGGTCACCTGGCGGCTGTCCGGTCGTTCAGGCGCCCTGTCAACCGAGAATCTCCTGCGCGTTGCCGATCGATTGCTGGATGCCGGCGTCTTCTTCGTCATGCTCGATGGCGCACCGATGCGGCATGACGGGATCGATCAGCTCCTCCCGCACCTGCAGAAAGCAGGATGCCGGGTGACTGCCGTCTGCGGTCTCCACCCCGGTGAGGTTCTCCACCCGATCTGCAGCGACGGCCCCATTGATCTTCTGATTGATGCGACTTCCGCTTGTGAAAGGCTGGATCTGTCATTGCTCGAGGCCCAGGTCGAGCGGGCCCGCGCCCGGAACCTGGAGCCCGGTATTCTGTTTCGCCCTTCTCCGAAAAATCTTCTGCAAATTCAGGATCTTCTCTCCTTCTGCGCTGCACTCGACATCAAGCGATTAAAGTTGCCAAACATGGCTATCGATGATAGCCTTAATCCCCCCTCGGGCTCTGATCTGATCGGTCCCGCGCACCTGGAACAATTGAAGACCGCCTTTGCCGATGATGCAGATCGTTTCCCTCAGGGGGTTGCGCTGGAAATTCACGATCTGTTTTTGTGGGAATTGCTTCACCCCGACGCGGCCAGCCGGCGCGAGGGTTACGCGGGGTGCCAGGCGGCCAACTCCCTTGCCCATGTTGCGGCGTCCGGCGACCTCATGCCCTGTTCTTCCTGGCCATTGAGTCTGGGATCGTTGCTGCATGAGAGTCTGATCGAACTATGGCAGACTCCCCGCCGGTTTGAAATCAGGCGCATGATTGAAGCGCTTCCCGAGGATTGCCGGCGCTGTCGGGATCTGGGGGTGTGTTATGGCGGCTGCCGGGGGCTGGCCCTGTCGCGCAGTGATCGGGCTTGTCAACAAATGCGAGATCCCATGTGTGCCGGCCCGCGTTGA
- a CDS encoding aminotransferase class V-fold PLP-dependent enzyme produces MPVYLDNAATSFPKPDEVINAVTSTLRDAGANPGRGGHHLVLEAGRIVLGAREAVAELLRVKDAACVAFTANATEAINIALFGLLLPGDRVVTTFMEHNAVTRPLRALQERGVIVHKVPADHQGRVCPSAIKAACEERTRLVVMTHCSNVTGTLQPIEEIGPWCRHRGILFMVDAAQTAGVFPLDVAGMGIDLLAAPGHKGLLGPQGTGFLYVRPGLKLSPLIYGGTGGNSHSELPPDDMPERLEAGTLNTPGLAGLAAGLRFIAREGIDRIRAHEAELLAELIDGLRKIDGLELYGPTDPCMHGGALSFNLRGRDPAEVGFLLDHEHGVQTRVGLHCAPDAHRSIGTYPRGTVRMSPGYFNTLDDMRFAVSAVSAVAAHEVD; encoded by the coding sequence ATGCCCGTTTATCTGGATAATGCCGCCACCTCCTTTCCCAAACCCGATGAGGTGATCAACGCGGTAACTTCAACTCTGCGCGACGCCGGAGCCAATCCGGGACGCGGCGGACATCATCTTGTCCTGGAAGCGGGACGCATCGTGCTGGGTGCGCGTGAAGCCGTAGCGGAGCTGCTCCGGGTGAAGGATGCGGCCTGCGTGGCTTTTACCGCCAACGCCACCGAGGCGATCAATATTGCCCTGTTCGGTTTGCTGCTGCCCGGTGATCGGGTTGTGACGACCTTCATGGAGCACAATGCGGTGACGCGCCCTCTGCGGGCTTTGCAGGAGCGCGGGGTGATCGTCCACAAGGTCCCTGCCGACCACCAGGGGAGGGTCTGCCCGTCTGCGATAAAAGCCGCCTGCGAGGAGCGAACTCGCCTGGTGGTGATGACCCATTGCTCCAATGTCACCGGAACCTTGCAGCCGATTGAAGAAATCGGTCCCTGGTGCCGACATCGAGGGATTCTTTTCATGGTTGACGCTGCGCAGACCGCTGGCGTTTTCCCCCTTGACGTTGCAGGCATGGGGATTGACCTGTTGGCTGCTCCGGGGCATAAGGGGTTGTTGGGGCCGCAAGGAACAGGCTTTCTGTATGTTCGCCCCGGGCTGAAATTGTCGCCGTTGATCTACGGCGGCACCGGCGGCAATTCCCATTCGGAGCTGCCGCCCGATGATATGCCCGAGCGTCTCGAAGCAGGCACCCTTAACACCCCGGGCCTTGCCGGCCTGGCAGCAGGACTCCGATTTATTGCGAGAGAGGGAATAGATCGAATCCGGGCTCATGAAGCCGAACTGCTCGCCGAGTTGATCGACGGGCTGCGAAAGATTGACGGGTTGGAGCTTTACGGACCTACCGATCCGTGCATGCATGGCGGGGCGCTGTCTTTCAACCTGCGAGGTCGCGACCCGGCGGAGGTCGGTTTTCTACTGGACCATGAACATGGTGTTCAGACCCGCGTCGGGCTTCATTGCGCGCCGGACGCACACCGCAGCATCGGCACCTATCCACGCGGAACGGTCCGGATGAGCCCGGGTTACTTCAATACTCTTGATGACATGCGCTTTGCGGTCAGCGCCGTAAGTGCAGTCGCTGCCCATGAGGTGGACTGA
- a CDS encoding PhoH family protein: MKKIFVLDTNVLLHDPEALFKFEDNDVVIPITVIEEIDRFKKDQNETGRNARHISRILDGMRENRGLTEGVKLETGGMLRVEIYRADYLKKLPPELQVDRGDNRILAVAMKLQETCDCKVVFVTKDTNLRIKSDALDLPAEDYESDKVSIEDLYPGASHLELDKDVIDRFYGQGYLDLPGEYHPNHCLTLVDKSNPSHTALGRYNKAMQQVVPLIRIPKDGIWGIHSRNREQQFALDMLMNDDIQLVTLVGKAGTGKTLLAIAAGLLKVADENLYNRLLVSRPVFPMGKDLGFLPGDIEEKLAPWMQPIFDNVELLLGNVEDHGKRKRGYKELVDMGFLEIEALTYIRGRSIPRQFLIVDEAQNLTPHEIKTIITRAGEGTKIVLTGDPYQIDNPYVDSSSNGLTYVVEKFKEQQIAGHIILTKGERSPLAELAANLL; the protein is encoded by the coding sequence ATGAAAAAAATCTTTGTGCTCGACACCAATGTCTTGCTGCATGATCCTGAAGCGTTGTTCAAGTTTGAAGACAACGATGTGGTTATTCCCATTACGGTCATCGAGGAAATCGACCGTTTCAAGAAAGATCAGAATGAAACCGGCCGCAATGCCCGGCACATCTCGCGGATTCTTGACGGGATGCGGGAAAATCGCGGTTTGACCGAAGGCGTCAAGCTGGAAACCGGCGGAATGCTGCGGGTAGAGATCTACCGTGCCGACTACTTGAAAAAACTGCCGCCCGAATTGCAGGTCGATCGCGGAGACAATCGCATTCTGGCTGTCGCCATGAAGTTGCAGGAAACCTGTGACTGCAAGGTTGTCTTTGTGACCAAGGATACCAATCTGCGCATTAAATCGGATGCCCTTGACCTCCCGGCCGAGGATTATGAATCGGACAAGGTCTCGATCGAGGATCTTTATCCGGGCGCCAGTCATCTGGAACTGGACAAGGATGTCATTGACCGTTTTTACGGTCAGGGCTATCTGGACCTGCCCGGAGAATATCATCCCAACCACTGTCTGACCCTGGTGGACAAAAGCAATCCCTCCCATACGGCATTGGGCCGCTACAACAAGGCCATGCAGCAGGTTGTGCCGTTGATCCGCATCCCGAAGGATGGCATCTGGGGGATTCATTCGCGCAACCGCGAGCAGCAGTTCGCCCTTGACATGCTCATGAACGACGATATCCAGCTCGTAACGTTGGTCGGCAAGGCGGGCACCGGCAAGACCCTGCTGGCCATTGCGGCGGGGCTGCTCAAGGTCGCTGACGAAAACCTCTACAATCGCCTCCTGGTGTCGCGCCCGGTTTTTCCCATGGGGAAGGATCTGGGCTTTCTGCCGGGCGATATCGAAGAGAAGCTGGCCCCCTGGATGCAGCCGATCTTCGACAATGTCGAGCTGCTGTTGGGCAACGTCGAGGATCACGGCAAGCGCAAGCGCGGCTACAAGGAGCTGGTCGATATGGGTTTCCTTGAGATCGAGGCGCTGACCTACATCCGCGGCCGCTCAATCCCCCGCCAGTTCCTGATCGTCGATGAAGCGCAGAATCTCACTCCGCACGAAATCAAAACCATCATTACCCGCGCGGGCGAGGGGACCAAGATCGTGCTGACCGGCGACCCCTACCAGATCGACAATCCTTACGTGGATTCCTCCAGCAACGGGCTGACCTATGTGGTGGAGAAGTTCAAGGAACAGCAGATTGCCGGCCACATCATCCTCACCAAGGGGGAGCGTTCCCCCCTGGCCGAGCTGGCCGCCAACCTGCTTTAA
- the tsaD gene encoding tRNA (adenosine(37)-N6)-threonylcarbamoyltransferase complex transferase subunit TsaD encodes MLLLCLESSCDETAAAVVRDGRQVLSNVIASQVDVHARYGGVVPELASRKHLEAIPVVTEQALEQAGVGFGDIEGLAVTRGPGLIGALLVGLSAGKAMAYARRIPWVGVHHIEGHALAIELEQEVAYPFLALIVSGGHTHLYRIGGVGDYQTLGCTRDDAAGEAFDKVAKLLGLGYPGGAVIDRLAAEGDPHRIKFPRPLMHQDNLDFSFSGIKTAVLNYVKKQNGPIEGEHLRDLAAGFQQAVVEVLTAKALKALRGADLQRLVVAGGVACNRGLRAVLHGAAKGEGFEVYFPSPLLCTDNAGMLAVPGDYYLSRGAGSAFDLNAVASWPLDRVRPVSP; translated from the coding sequence ATGCTTTTACTCTGTCTTGAATCCTCCTGCGATGAGACCGCCGCCGCCGTGGTGCGCGACGGCCGCCAGGTCCTCAGCAACGTGATCGCTTCTCAGGTCGACGTTCATGCACGCTATGGTGGGGTCGTGCCTGAGCTGGCTTCGCGCAAGCACCTGGAGGCCATACCGGTAGTGACCGAACAGGCCCTGGAGCAGGCGGGGGTCGGTTTTGGCGACATCGAAGGGCTTGCGGTAACGCGCGGTCCCGGACTGATCGGAGCCCTGCTTGTCGGGCTTTCCGCCGGCAAAGCGATGGCTTATGCCCGCCGTATCCCCTGGGTCGGGGTGCATCATATCGAAGGGCATGCGCTGGCCATTGAGCTTGAGCAGGAGGTGGCCTATCCCTTTCTGGCGCTGATCGTATCCGGCGGTCACACTCACCTGTACCGTATTGGAGGGGTGGGCGACTATCAGACGCTGGGGTGCACCCGGGATGACGCGGCGGGAGAGGCCTTCGACAAGGTGGCCAAGCTTCTCGGCCTCGGCTATCCCGGCGGAGCGGTCATCGATCGGCTGGCGGCCGAAGGTGACCCGCACCGGATAAAATTTCCGCGCCCCCTGATGCACCAGGACAATCTCGATTTCAGCTTCAGCGGGATCAAGACTGCAGTCCTTAATTACGTCAAGAAACAGAACGGGCCGATCGAAGGAGAGCATCTGCGCGATCTGGCGGCCGGATTTCAGCAGGCGGTTGTTGAGGTTCTGACCGCCAAGGCTCTCAAGGCCCTGCGCGGTGCGGATCTGCAGCGGTTGGTGGTAGCCGGCGGGGTCGCCTGCAATCGCGGTTTGCGAGCGGTTCTCCACGGTGCCGCGAAAGGCGAGGGCTTCGAAGTTTATTTCCCTTCGCCCCTTCTCTGCACCGACAACGCCGGCATGCTGGCCGTACCGGGCGATTATTACCTCAGCCGCGGCGCTGGTTCGGCCTTCGACCTCAATGCCGTGGCAAGCTGGCCGTTGGATCGGGTTCGACCGGTTTCGCCCTGA
- a CDS encoding DUF2062 domain-containing protein, producing the protein MWQRWSLIRQFKLNLIRLVRLRATPDEIAKGIALGVFIGMTPTFGIQMFIALLLAFLLRENKIAALVGVWVTNPVTAPVIYTLEYEIGRLLLGLERSGIPRELSSEALIGLGWDVLWPICVGSVILGTLCSSLAYALTLRLIPIVKSWRIPRWPRRRLKRHLHRNRQ; encoded by the coding sequence ATGTGGCAGCGCTGGTCCCTGATTCGCCAATTTAAATTGAATCTGATCCGCCTGGTGCGGTTGCGTGCAACTCCGGATGAAATTGCCAAGGGTATTGCCCTGGGCGTGTTCATCGGCATGACGCCGACCTTCGGCATACAGATGTTTATCGCGCTGCTTTTGGCCTTCCTGCTGCGGGAGAACAAAATCGCCGCCCTGGTCGGGGTATGGGTCACAAACCCGGTCACAGCTCCGGTCATCTATACTCTGGAGTATGAAATCGGTCGCCTTCTGCTGGGGTTGGAGCGCTCCGGCATCCCCAGGGAGCTTTCCAGCGAAGCCCTCATCGGCCTCGGGTGGGATGTCCTCTGGCCGATCTGTGTCGGCAGTGTGATTCTTGGAACCCTGTGTTCGAGCCTGGCTTACGCCCTGACTCTGCGCCTGATCCCCATTGTCAAGTCCTGGCGCATCCCACGGTGGCCACGTCGCCGGTTAAAGAGGCACCTGCATAGAAATCGCCAATAA